One segment of Solanum lycopersicum chromosome 1, SLM_r2.1 DNA contains the following:
- the LOC101259582 gene encoding zinc finger CCCH domain-containing protein 3 isoform X2 — translation MPLGKYYCDYCDKEFQDTAAARRRHLQGVQHQRAKALWYDSLRNPQLFNDPDSFGKGVCNHFVRTGYCQYGDSCKYYHPKQNPQTVNQTGLPPGENSREGFHSSSQPFGSASFPGDVFREKAGASLSNLPPSLRPPPEGGYPPLPFVEWG, via the exons ATGCCGTTGGGTAAATACTACTGCGATTACTGCGATAAGGAATTCCAGGATACCGCAGCTGCTCGGAGGCGTCATCTTCAAGGTGTTCAACATCAAAGAGCCAAGGCTCTTTGGTACGACTCCTTGCGCA ATCCCCAATTATTTAACGATCCGGACTCGTTCGGTAAAGGAGTCTGCAATCACTTTGTTCGAACG GGGTATTGCCAGTATGGGGACTCCTGCAAATATTATCATCCCAAGCAAAACCCTCAAACTGTGAACCAAACGGGACTCCCTCcag GGGAAAATAGTAGAGAGGGTTTCCATTCAAGTAGTCAACCTTTTGGTTCAGCCTCTTTTCCAG GTGATGTGTTCAGAGAAAAGGCCGGAGCATCACTGAGCAATCTGCCTCCCTCTCTAAGGCCTCCGCCTGAGGGTGGTTATCCACCTCTCCCATTTGTTGAGTGGGGATAG
- the LOC101259887 gene encoding shaggy-related protein kinase NtK-1 produces the protein MASVGLAPTSGLRESSGHNAGVDRLPEEMNDMRIRDDKEMEAAIVDGNGTETGHIIVTTIGGRNGQPKQTISYMAERVVGQGSFGVVFQAKCLETGETVAIKKVLQDKRYKNRELQTMRLLDHPNVVSLKHCFFSTTDKDELYLNLVLEYVPETVHRVIKHYNKLNQRMPLILVKLYTYQIFRALSYIHRTIGVCHRDIKPQNLLVNPHTHQVKLCDFGSAKVLVKGEPNISYICSRYYRAPELIFGATEYTTAIDVWSAGCVLAELLLGQPLFPGESGVDQLVEIIKVLGTPTREEIKCMNPNYNEFKFPQIKAHPWHKIFHKRMPPEAVDLVSRLLQYSPNLRCAALDALVHPFFDELRDPNTRLPNGRFLPPLFNFKAHELKNVHAEILLKLVPEHARKQCPSLGL, from the exons ATGGCTTCCGTGGGCTTAGCACCTACATCGGGTTTGAGAGAATCCAGTGGCCATAATGCTGGGGTAGATAGGTTGCCTGAGGAGATGAATGACATGAGAATCAGGGATGATAAG GAAATGGAAGCAGCAATTGTTGACGGTAATGGGACTGAGACAGGCCACATAATAGTGACAACTATTGGTGGTAGAAATGGCCAGCCAAAGCAG ACTATTAGTTACATGGCTGAACGTGTTGTTGGACAAGGATCCTTTGGGGTGGTGTTTCag GCAAAATGCTTAGAGACTGGTGAAACTGTTGCTATTAAAAAGGTTCTTCAAGATAAAAGATATAAGAACCGAGAATTGCAGACAATGCGCCTTCTTGACCACCCTAATGTTGTGTCTCTCAAACACTGCTTCTTTTCCACAACTGACAAGGATGAACTGTATCTTAACTTGGTTCTTGAGTATGTACCTGAAACCGTTCACCGTGTTATCAAACACTACAATAAGCTGAATCAAAGGATGCCGTTGATACTTGTGAAGCTTTATACATATCAG ATTTTCAGGGCATTGTCTTACATACACCGCACTATTGGAGTGTGCCACAGGGACATTAAACCTCAGAATCTTTTG GTGAATCCACATACCCACCAGGTTAAATTATGCGATTTTGGGAGTGCCAAAGTTCTG GTTAAAGGAGAACCAAATATTTCTTACATCTGTTCTAGGTATTATCGAGCACCTGAGCTCATATTTGGTGCAACAGAGTACACTACTGCTATAGATGTTTGGTCTGCTGGCTGTGTCCTAGCTGAGCTACTTCTTGGTCAG CCATTATTTCCAGGTGAAAGTGGAGTTGATCAGCTTGTTGAGATCATTAAG GTTTTAGGCACTCCTACAAGGGAAGAAATTAAATGTATGAATCCCAACTATAATGAGTTCAAATTTCCTCAAATTAAAGCTCATCCATGGCACAAG ATATTTCATAAGCGCATGCCTCCAGAAGCAGTTGATCTGGTCTCAAGACTGCTTCAGTACTCTCCTAACTTGCGCTGTGCTGCT TTGGATGCCTTGGTTCACCCATTTTTTGACGAGCTTCGTGATCCCAATACACGCTTGCCTAATGGACGCTTTCTTCCTCCCTTGTTTAACTTCAAGGCTCATG AGTTGAAGAATGTGCATGCAGAGATATTACTGAAGTTGGTTCCAGAGCACGCCAGAAAACAGTGCCCTTCCCTTGGGTTATGA
- the LOC101259582 gene encoding zinc finger CCCH domain-containing protein 3 isoform X1, whose protein sequence is MPLGKYYCDYCDKEFQDTAAARRRHLQGVQHQRAKALWYDSLRNPQLFNDPDSFGKGVCNHFVRTGYCQYGDSCKYYHPKQNPQTVNQTGLPPGENSREGFHSSSQPFGSASFPAGDVFREKAGASLSNLPPSLRPPPEGGYPPLPFVEWG, encoded by the exons ATGCCGTTGGGTAAATACTACTGCGATTACTGCGATAAGGAATTCCAGGATACCGCAGCTGCTCGGAGGCGTCATCTTCAAGGTGTTCAACATCAAAGAGCCAAGGCTCTTTGGTACGACTCCTTGCGCA ATCCCCAATTATTTAACGATCCGGACTCGTTCGGTAAAGGAGTCTGCAATCACTTTGTTCGAACG GGGTATTGCCAGTATGGGGACTCCTGCAAATATTATCATCCCAAGCAAAACCCTCAAACTGTGAACCAAACGGGACTCCCTCcag GGGAAAATAGTAGAGAGGGTTTCCATTCAAGTAGTCAACCTTTTGGTTCAGCCTCTTTTCCAG CAGGTGATGTGTTCAGAGAAAAGGCCGGAGCATCACTGAGCAATCTGCCTCCCTCTCTAAGGCCTCCGCCTGAGGGTGGTTATCCACCTCTCCCATTTGTTGAGTGGGGATAG
- the LOC101259291 gene encoding polygalacturonase At1g48100 isoform X1, with translation MEFTRFCFLVFSVFLISYVFSVHGRFYDYPKVSRFRALSQISMPPFPAPAPGPGPAPAPEPKGDPKTENVKNSSNDYAAGIFNVLSYGAVGDGVIDDTQAFKMAWDTACQVDSAILLVPKHYSFMIQSTIFTGPCKSGLIFKVEGTIMPPDGPDSWPKGVSKKQWLVFYRIDGMSMQGGGLIDGKGEKWWNLPCKPHKQGINGTTLPGPCDSPVAIKFFMSSNLTVQGLKIKNSPLFHFRFDSCRGVHVDSLYIKAPRQSPNTDGIHIENTNDVTIRNSIISNGDDCISIGAGCYNVDIRNMTCGPSHGISIGSLGIRNSRACVSNITVEDSTIKYSDNGVRIKTWQGGFGTVSNINFNNIRMESVRNPIILDQYYCSTKSCANQTSAVYISDVIYSNIKGTYDVRSPPMHLACSNSVPCTNLTFLDVELYPAQGQKILEPFCWNAYGALITLTIPPVFCLLEGTPQSLPSNDLDQC, from the exons ATGGAATTCACTAGATTTTGCTTCTTGGTTTTTTCTGTTTTCTTGATTTCCTATGTTTTTTCAGTTCATGGTAGGTTTTATGATTACCCCAAAGTGTCGCGTTTTCGTGCATTGTCACAAATATCAATGCCACCTTTCCCTGCCCCTGCCCCTGGCCCTGGCCCTGCCCCTGCTCCTGAACCTAAGGGTGATCCAAAAACTGAGAATGTgaagaattcatcaaatgaTTATGCAGCAGGCATTTTCAATGTGTTGTCTTATGGGGCTGTTGGTGATGGTGTGATAGACGATACACAAGCGTTTAAGATGGCTTGGGATACTGCTTGTCAAGTTGATTCAGCTATTCTACTAGTTCCAAAACACTATTCTTTCATGATCCAATCCACAATCTTCACTGGTCCTTGCAAAAGTGGACTAATTTTTAAG GTTGAAGGAACCATTATGCCACCAGATGGACCTGATTCATGGCCAAAAGGTGTCAGTAAGAAACAATGGTTAGTCTTTTACAGAATTGATGGGATGTCAATGCAAGGTGGTGGACTCATAGATGGTAAAGGAGAAAAATGGTGGAATCTTCCGTGCAAACCACATAAA CAGGGGATAAATGGAACAACACTACCTGGCCCTTGTGACAGCCCTGTG GCTATAAAGTTTTTCATGAGCTCAAATTTGACAGTGCAAGGGCTTAAAATCAAGAACAGCCCACTGTTCCATTTCAGATTTGACAGTTGCCGCGGTGTCCATGTTGACTCGCTTTACATAAAAGCACCACGTCAGAGCCCCAATACTGATGGAATTCACATAGAGAATACCAATGATGTCACAATAAGAAACTCAATAATCTCCAATG GTGATGACTGTATTTCAATTGGAGCTGGTTGTTACAATGTTGATATAAGGAACATGACCTGTGGTCCAAGTCATGGAATAAG CATTGGCAGTCTAGGCATTCGCAATTCCCGGGCATGTGTATCCAACATTACAGTGGAAGATTCAACTATTAAGTATTCAGACAATGGTGTTAGGATCAAGACATGGCAAGGAGGATTTGGGACAGTATCCAACATTAAtttcaacaacattagaatgGAAAGTGTTCGAAATCCGATAATTTTAGATCAATATTACTGCAGCACAAAGAGCTGTGCAAATCAGACTTCAGCAGTGTACATATCTGATGTGATTTATTCAAACATAAAGGGTACTTATGATGTGAGAAGTCCACCAATGCATTTGGCTTGTAGTAACAGTGTCCCTTGCACAAATTTGACTTTTTTGGATGTGGAGTTATATCCTGCTCAAGGACAAAAAATCTTGGAACCATTTTGTTGGAATGCTTATGGTGCTCTAATTACTCTTACAATTCCACCAGTTTTTTGCTTGTTGGAAGGCACACCTCAGTCATTACCAAGTAATGATCTTGATCAATGCTGA
- the LOC101259291 gene encoding polygalacturonase At1g48100 isoform X2, whose amino-acid sequence MEFTRFCFLVFSVFLISYVFSVHGRFYDYPKVSRFRALSQISMPPFPAPAPGPGPAPAPEPKGDPKTENVKNSSNDYAAGIFNVLSYGAVGDGVIDDTQAFKMAWDTACQVDSAILLVPKHYSFMIQSTIFTGPCKSGLIFKVEGTIMPPDGPDSWPKGVSKKQWLVFYRIDGMSMQGGGLIDGKGEKWWNLPCKPHKGINGTTLPGPCDSPVAIKFFMSSNLTVQGLKIKNSPLFHFRFDSCRGVHVDSLYIKAPRQSPNTDGIHIENTNDVTIRNSIISNGDDCISIGAGCYNVDIRNMTCGPSHGISIGSLGIRNSRACVSNITVEDSTIKYSDNGVRIKTWQGGFGTVSNINFNNIRMESVRNPIILDQYYCSTKSCANQTSAVYISDVIYSNIKGTYDVRSPPMHLACSNSVPCTNLTFLDVELYPAQGQKILEPFCWNAYGALITLTIPPVFCLLEGTPQSLPSNDLDQC is encoded by the exons ATGGAATTCACTAGATTTTGCTTCTTGGTTTTTTCTGTTTTCTTGATTTCCTATGTTTTTTCAGTTCATGGTAGGTTTTATGATTACCCCAAAGTGTCGCGTTTTCGTGCATTGTCACAAATATCAATGCCACCTTTCCCTGCCCCTGCCCCTGGCCCTGGCCCTGCCCCTGCTCCTGAACCTAAGGGTGATCCAAAAACTGAGAATGTgaagaattcatcaaatgaTTATGCAGCAGGCATTTTCAATGTGTTGTCTTATGGGGCTGTTGGTGATGGTGTGATAGACGATACACAAGCGTTTAAGATGGCTTGGGATACTGCTTGTCAAGTTGATTCAGCTATTCTACTAGTTCCAAAACACTATTCTTTCATGATCCAATCCACAATCTTCACTGGTCCTTGCAAAAGTGGACTAATTTTTAAG GTTGAAGGAACCATTATGCCACCAGATGGACCTGATTCATGGCCAAAAGGTGTCAGTAAGAAACAATGGTTAGTCTTTTACAGAATTGATGGGATGTCAATGCAAGGTGGTGGACTCATAGATGGTAAAGGAGAAAAATGGTGGAATCTTCCGTGCAAACCACATAAA GGGATAAATGGAACAACACTACCTGGCCCTTGTGACAGCCCTGTG GCTATAAAGTTTTTCATGAGCTCAAATTTGACAGTGCAAGGGCTTAAAATCAAGAACAGCCCACTGTTCCATTTCAGATTTGACAGTTGCCGCGGTGTCCATGTTGACTCGCTTTACATAAAAGCACCACGTCAGAGCCCCAATACTGATGGAATTCACATAGAGAATACCAATGATGTCACAATAAGAAACTCAATAATCTCCAATG GTGATGACTGTATTTCAATTGGAGCTGGTTGTTACAATGTTGATATAAGGAACATGACCTGTGGTCCAAGTCATGGAATAAG CATTGGCAGTCTAGGCATTCGCAATTCCCGGGCATGTGTATCCAACATTACAGTGGAAGATTCAACTATTAAGTATTCAGACAATGGTGTTAGGATCAAGACATGGCAAGGAGGATTTGGGACAGTATCCAACATTAAtttcaacaacattagaatgGAAAGTGTTCGAAATCCGATAATTTTAGATCAATATTACTGCAGCACAAAGAGCTGTGCAAATCAGACTTCAGCAGTGTACATATCTGATGTGATTTATTCAAACATAAAGGGTACTTATGATGTGAGAAGTCCACCAATGCATTTGGCTTGTAGTAACAGTGTCCCTTGCACAAATTTGACTTTTTTGGATGTGGAGTTATATCCTGCTCAAGGACAAAAAATCTTGGAACCATTTTGTTGGAATGCTTATGGTGCTCTAATTACTCTTACAATTCCACCAGTTTTTTGCTTGTTGGAAGGCACACCTCAGTCATTACCAAGTAATGATCTTGATCAATGCTGA